In the genome of Paenibacillus sp. GP183, the window TCAAACAGAAGCCTTGAAGCAGGCATCGCTGCCGATTAAAAAATTTATGTATAGTCATACGCGTGAAAAAGACTTAATGCTGTTTCTGGATTATACGAAGGCTCCCAAACCTAAGGGAATTGAAGATACGCCGATAACAGCCATTGTTCCGGCTTATGCGATCAGTGAATTGAAATCCGCATTCCAAATGGGATTTATGATTTTCATCCCGTTTCTGGTCATCGATATGGTGGTCTCCAGTACCTTAATGGCCATGGGAATGATGATGCTGCCGCCCGTTATGATCTCACTTCCATTCAAGATTCTGCTGTTTATTTTGGTAGATGGCTGGTATCTGGTCGTGAAGTCCTTGCTCCTGAGCTACAGTACATAACCATGAATGGCCCTAGAAGACGGAGGTCTCCCTAATGAGTTCGGAGTTTGTTATCAAAATTGCCAGTGAGGCTGTCTACACGGTGCTCAAGGCCAGCGCCCCGATGCTGCTGATTGGCTTGGTCGTGGGTCTGATCATCAGTATTTTTCAAGCAACCACACAAATTCAAGAGCAGACGCTTGCATTTGTTCCCAAAATCGTAGCCGTTTTGCTTTCCATATTGATATTTGGTCCCTGGATTCTCAATTCGTTGGTTGATTTCACCTATAATTTGCTGAACAACCTTTACAAATTTGTCGGTTAGGTTGTGAAGGAGCATGGAGCAATTCTTTCTGGTTTGGCCTAATCTCATGCTTATCTTTTGTCGAATAACCGCATTCTTTGTCACAGTGCCGGTATATTCTTCAAGAAATGTGCCTATCACATTTAAAATCGGCTTTTCCGTATTTATGACTT includes:
- the fliQ gene encoding flagellar biosynthesis protein FliQ, which encodes MSSEFVIKIASEAVYTVLKASAPMLLIGLVVGLIISIFQATTQIQEQTLAFVPKIVAVLLSILIFGPWILNSLVDFTYNLLNNLYKFVG